The Geminocystis sp. NIES-3708 genomic sequence TTTCTGACACTGGTTTCCAGAGTTTTAGCAATTTCTTTATTCATCAAGCCTTGTGCTACTAAGTCTAATACACTTTGTTCTCTTGGTGTTAAATCAATAGCCATCGGTAATTCTGTAATGGTAAACTTAGAACTATTTTCTAATTTATCTTTGATGTCTTTCACATCTTTGACTAATTCCTCTAATTGCATATTACCTTCTACATTCTCCTGCTGACTTCTTTTTTTCTCTAGTAAATTTCTAACAATTGCTTCTAATTCATCAGCATCAAATGGTTTTGGTAAATACGCATCACATCCTGCGGTATATCCTTCTATTCGATCAGTTGTCATTCCTTTTGCAGTCAGAAAAACTACAGGCACAGAGCGAAAGCGAATATCTTCTTTTAATTGTGCTAAAAATTGTAAGCCGTTAACTTCTGGCATCATAATATCAGAAATAATTAAATCAGGAGTGTTTAGTTCTAATTTTTGCCACG encodes the following:
- a CDS encoding response regulator transcription factor — encoded protein: MSEIEKILLVDDEPGIRESVQAYLNYNENWEVDVASNAKEAWQKLELNTPDLIISDIMMPEVNGLQFLAQLKEDIRFRSVPVVFLTAKGMTTDRIEGYTAGCDAYLPKPFDADELEAIVRNLLEKKRSQQENVEGNMQLEELVKDVKDIKDKLENSSKFTITELPMAIDLTPREQSVLDLVAQGLMNKEIAKTLETSVRNVEKYVSRLFSKTGTNSRTELVRFALKHGLTD